One window from the genome of Microbulbifer sp. ALW1 encodes:
- a CDS encoding peptidoglycan DD-metalloendopeptidase family protein has protein sequence MERGDTIAKVGNTGGLSQSGLYFEIRRNGKPQDPTAWCRG, from the coding sequence GTGGAGCGCGGCGACACCATCGCCAAGGTGGGCAATACCGGCGGCCTTAGCCAAAGTGGCCTTTACTTCGAAATCCGCCGCAACGGCAAGCCCCAGGACCCGACCGCCTGG